From one Caldithrix abyssi DSM 13497 genomic stretch:
- a CDS encoding GNAT family N-acetyltransferase, producing the protein MNLIQYHFNELDKLKSKWAELHAKSDASNPFTSFEWINIWLGHFLNDESACQVHVVLDDREEVVGIIPLVNIHEKHTGVTFKGLSFAANSHSFRTRLLVLPEKKQEIIKFWLEAVCQNQYFDYLRFKEFLYDETVVNILKDKKLRFSLEEPKQPPYLDLEGDWESYFGGLRGHFRRNLRRRLRNAEKEYGKIEYRVFDGSDEELDAFVLQGLKLEASGWKGKQGSAILKSQTVKDFYFDVAHNFFKRGLLHLGGLYFGERLVAFNFSIIYDQVFYLLKVAYDESVAKFSPGQIMTYLLLKRLFEQKLKRFDFLGPAMPWKLEWTGQFNQHSTLYIYGNTFKGSYLYTLNSKLLPALRKIEFLKKLKQKIIKR; encoded by the coding sequence ATGAATTTAATCCAATACCACTTTAATGAATTAGATAAACTAAAAAGCAAATGGGCAGAACTTCATGCAAAAAGCGACGCTTCCAATCCTTTTACCTCATTTGAATGGATTAATATCTGGCTTGGCCATTTTTTAAATGATGAAAGTGCCTGTCAGGTGCATGTTGTTTTAGATGACCGCGAAGAAGTTGTGGGCATCATTCCCCTTGTTAATATCCACGAAAAGCACACCGGCGTAACATTCAAAGGTTTAAGCTTTGCAGCCAATTCGCATTCGTTTCGCACGCGCCTGCTTGTTTTGCCCGAAAAAAAGCAAGAAATCATTAAGTTCTGGCTGGAAGCAGTTTGTCAAAATCAATACTTTGATTATTTGCGATTTAAAGAGTTTTTATATGATGAAACGGTCGTAAATATTCTAAAAGACAAAAAGCTGAGGTTCAGCCTGGAAGAGCCAAAACAGCCGCCATATCTGGATTTAGAAGGAGATTGGGAAAGCTATTTCGGCGGGTTGCGGGGCCACTTCCGGCGCAACTTACGGCGACGATTACGCAATGCAGAAAAGGAATATGGCAAGATTGAATATCGTGTGTTCGACGGCAGCGACGAAGAACTGGATGCCTTTGTACTACAAGGCCTGAAGCTGGAGGCCAGTGGATGGAAGGGGAAGCAGGGTTCGGCCATTTTAAAATCGCAAACCGTAAAAGATTTTTATTTTGATGTGGCGCACAATTTTTTTAAACGGGGTTTGTTGCATCTCGGCGGCCTTTATTTCGGAGAACGGCTGGTGGCCTTTAATTTCTCCATTATTTATGATCAGGTCTTTTACCTGTTAAAGGTGGCCTACGACGAATCGGTGGCAAAATTTTCGCCAGGGCAAATTATGACCTATCTTTTACTGAAGCGCTTATTTGAGCAAAAGCTAAAACGCTTCGACTTTTTAGGCCCTGCCATGCCCTGGAAGCTGGAATGGACCGGGCAGTTTAATCAACATTCCACTTTGTATATCTATGGAAATACCTTTAAAGGTTCTTATCTTTACACCTTAAACAGCAAGCTGCTGCCCGCTTTAAGGAAGATCGAATTCTTAAAAAAATTAAAACAGAAGATTATAAAGCGATGA
- a CDS encoding FemAB family XrtA/PEP-CTERM system-associated protein: MKVAALTPSRYEAWDAFVDYHPSGRIYQKTVWKAIFEQAFGRKTLYYYAEDEAGEIQGVLPLVHFHTFIAGKQLISLPYVNYGGPIFKHELAAELLMTKMRELLEATNSDVVEIRYDQPQAFDLPVKENKVTFYLSLPDSADDLLKSFKAKVRSQIKRPTKEGMYAQIGHINLLNDFYHVFCRNMRHLGTPVYSKKIFQVILNSLPEQTHIVVVYSKDGLPVAAAFLMGYKQTMEIPWASSLRKYNRYSPNMLLYWEALKLAIEKGYKIFDFGRGTREGGTYRFKKQWGGDEIQLYWYYLLGPNGQLPQVNKENPKFERAIKIWQKLPLWFTNLAGPPIVRNIP, from the coding sequence ATGAAAGTAGCCGCACTTACACCGTCCAGATATGAAGCGTGGGATGCCTTTGTAGATTATCATCCCTCCGGCAGGATCTATCAAAAGACCGTCTGGAAAGCCATTTTTGAGCAGGCTTTTGGCAGAAAAACGCTCTACTATTATGCAGAAGATGAGGCGGGCGAGATTCAAGGTGTTTTACCGCTGGTTCATTTTCATACCTTTATCGCCGGCAAACAGTTGATCAGCCTGCCGTATGTTAATTATGGCGGGCCCATCTTTAAACATGAGCTGGCCGCTGAGCTTTTGATGACTAAGATGCGGGAACTGCTGGAAGCTACAAATTCCGATGTCGTGGAAATCAGATATGATCAGCCACAGGCCTTTGATCTGCCTGTTAAAGAAAATAAGGTGACCTTTTACCTCAGTCTGCCCGATTCGGCCGATGACCTGCTAAAAAGCTTTAAAGCCAAGGTGCGCAGTCAGATTAAGCGGCCGACTAAAGAAGGAATGTATGCTCAAATTGGCCACATTAATTTATTGAACGATTTTTACCATGTCTTTTGCCGGAATATGCGCCATCTGGGCACGCCGGTTTATTCTAAAAAGATCTTTCAGGTCATTCTGAACTCGCTGCCCGAGCAGACGCATATTGTGGTGGTTTATTCAAAAGACGGTTTGCCGGTTGCGGCGGCCTTTTTAATGGGCTACAAACAGACCATGGAGATCCCATGGGCCTCTTCGTTGCGCAAATACAATCGCTACAGCCCCAATATGTTGCTGTATTGGGAGGCGCTTAAACTGGCAATCGAAAAAGGGTATAAAATTTTTGATTTTGGTCGGGGAACGCGAGAAGGCGGCACCTATCGTTTTAAAAAACAGTGGGGCGGAGACGAAATCCAGCTTTACTGGTATTATTTGCTGGGGCCGAACGGGCAATTGCCCCAGGTGAATAAAGAAAATCCAAAATTTGAACGGGCCATTAAAATCTGGCAAAAACTACCTTTGTGGTTTACCAACCTGGCCGGCCCACCGATTGTTAGAAACATACCATAA
- a CDS encoding DegT/DnrJ/EryC1/StrS family aminotransferase — MKYIPSLQAISPFYFIKPSARVFERYYPFDHSGLHLFYFARNGIYFLGKYLKSKGINRILFPAYNHGNEIRALLASGLKLEYYNIHASAEIDFEHLERQLKDGDFRVLYFIHYVGIAQNLEKIIELKEKYDLILIEDNALGLFSEYRGRPLGSFGDFGIFCFYKTLPIPNGGGLVINNDSLRFPIETVPPQLLSTISRSAGLFFNWLDLRFNGLGRKLQAAKSKLSSVADKMEVERVPVLDTGFAVDKAAWGISKLSRYLINRISVENVIKKRRENFNFMLKHIPEKYHLFSELPDGAVPWFFPVKIKNREPVFQELTRRGVDCARFWRHFHPDIPAERFPEIKTLRDTVLELPIHQDLTDKHLKFVCDQFNQIAK; from the coding sequence ATGAAATACATACCATCACTGCAGGCCATCAGTCCGTTTTATTTTATTAAACCTTCGGCCAGGGTTTTTGAGCGCTATTATCCTTTCGACCATTCCGGGCTGCACCTTTTCTATTTTGCCCGTAATGGCATTTATTTTTTGGGCAAATATCTAAAATCAAAAGGCATCAACCGCATCCTTTTTCCGGCCTATAACCACGGTAATGAAATCAGGGCATTGCTGGCCTCCGGCTTAAAATTGGAATATTACAATATTCACGCCAGCGCTGAAATTGATTTTGAGCATCTGGAGCGGCAGTTAAAAGACGGAGACTTTCGTGTTTTATATTTTATCCATTATGTGGGCATTGCCCAGAATCTGGAAAAAATTATTGAATTGAAAGAAAAGTACGACTTAATTCTGATTGAAGATAATGCGCTGGGCCTGTTCTCGGAATACAGAGGACGGCCGCTGGGAAGTTTTGGCGATTTTGGAATATTTTGTTTTTACAAAACGTTGCCTATTCCCAACGGCGGCGGGCTGGTCATAAACAACGATTCGTTGCGCTTTCCGATCGAAACCGTACCGCCGCAGCTTTTGTCCACCATTAGTCGCAGCGCCGGCTTATTCTTCAACTGGCTCGATTTAAGATTTAACGGATTGGGGCGAAAATTACAGGCGGCCAAAAGCAAGTTGTCTTCTGTGGCAGATAAAATGGAAGTGGAGCGCGTGCCGGTGCTGGATACGGGCTTTGCTGTGGATAAAGCTGCCTGGGGCATTTCGAAGCTTTCCCGATATTTAATCAATAGAATTTCGGTGGAAAACGTTATCAAAAAAAGACGAGAAAATTTCAACTTTATGTTAAAACATATTCCTGAAAAATATCATCTTTTTTCAGAATTGCCCGATGGCGCCGTGCCCTGGTTCTTTCCGGTTAAAATAAAAAATAGAGAGCCGGTCTTCCAGGAGCTGACCAGGCGAGGCGTTGACTGCGCTCGCTTCTGGCGGCATTTTCATCCGGATATTCCGGCCGAACGTTTTCCGGAAATAAAAACCCTGCGAGATACCGTTTTAGAATTACCAATACATCAGGATTTAACGGATAAACATTTGAAGTTTGTCTGCGATCAGTTTAATCAAATAGCGAAGTGA